One Kitasatospora sp. MAP12-44 DNA segment encodes these proteins:
- the alaS gene encoding alanine--tRNA ligase, which produces MESAEIRRRWLRFFEERGHTVVPSASLVADDPTLLLVNAGMVPFKPYFLGEVKPTFSTATSVQKCVRTPDIEEVGKTTRHGTFFQMCGNFSFGAYFKEGAISYAWELLTSSVEDGGYGLDPEKLWITVYQDDDEAEKIWLEKIGVPSERIQRLGKADNFWSMGVPGPCGPCSEINYDRGPAYGEEGGPAVNGERYMEIWNLVFMQYERGAGTGKDDFPILGDLPAKNIDTGLGLERLATILQGVDNLFEIDTTRMILGRAAELTGHRYGAGEKTDVSLRVVADHIRTSVMLVADGVTPGNEGRGYVLRRILRRAIRNMRLLGATEPVARSLTEVTIEAMGPQYPELFEERKRIETVIVAEEMSFLQTLRSGTTILDAAVAETKSGGATVLAGDKAFQLHDTFGFPIDLTLEMAAEQGLSVDEDGFRRLMKEQRDRAKADARAKKHGHADVSAYRAVADASGATAFIGYSDTQGEATVVGLLVDGVPAPAAHEGDDVELVLDRTPFYAEGGGQLADHGRIRLDSGAVVEVRDVQQPVPGVIVHKGSVLVGEVLIGASAYTQLDLERRRAVSRAHSATHLTHQALRDALGPTAAQAGSENAPGRFRFDFGSPTAVPGSVLVDVEQKINEVLARELDVTAEVMTMDQARKAGAIAMFGEKYGDAVRVVTIGDFSKELCGGTHVGNTAQLGLVKLLGESSIGAGVRRVEALVGVDAYKFLAREHTVVAQLTELVKGRPEELPEKISSMLGKLKDAEKEIERFRAEKVLAAAGGLVDGAQDIHGVALVAARVPDGVSADDLRKLVLDVRARLGSKPAVVAAFTVANDRPLTVIATNEDARARGVKAGELVKVAAKTLGGGGGGKDDVAQGGGTDASAVDQAVEAVRKLVAERAS; this is translated from the coding sequence ATGGAGTCGGCAGAGATCCGCCGCCGCTGGCTGCGCTTCTTCGAGGAGCGCGGCCACACCGTCGTTCCGTCGGCGTCCCTGGTCGCCGACGACCCCACCCTGCTGCTGGTCAACGCCGGCATGGTGCCGTTCAAGCCGTACTTCCTCGGCGAGGTCAAGCCCACCTTCAGCACGGCCACCAGCGTGCAGAAGTGCGTGCGGACGCCGGACATCGAAGAGGTCGGAAAGACCACCCGGCACGGCACGTTCTTCCAGATGTGCGGCAACTTCTCCTTCGGCGCCTACTTCAAGGAAGGGGCCATCTCCTACGCCTGGGAGCTGCTGACCTCCTCGGTGGAGGACGGCGGCTACGGCCTGGACCCGGAGAAGCTCTGGATCACCGTCTACCAGGACGACGACGAGGCCGAGAAGATCTGGCTGGAGAAGATCGGCGTCCCCTCCGAGCGCATCCAGCGCCTGGGCAAGGCCGACAACTTCTGGTCGATGGGCGTCCCCGGCCCGTGCGGCCCGTGCTCGGAGATCAACTACGACCGCGGCCCCGCCTACGGCGAGGAGGGCGGCCCGGCCGTCAACGGTGAGCGCTACATGGAGATCTGGAACCTGGTCTTCATGCAGTACGAGCGCGGCGCCGGCACCGGCAAGGACGACTTCCCGATCCTCGGTGACCTGCCCGCCAAGAACATCGACACCGGTCTCGGCCTGGAGCGCCTGGCCACCATCCTGCAGGGCGTCGACAACCTCTTCGAGATCGACACCACCCGGATGATCCTGGGCCGGGCCGCCGAGCTGACCGGCCACCGCTACGGCGCCGGCGAGAAGACCGACGTCTCGCTGCGCGTGGTCGCCGACCACATCCGCACCTCGGTGATGCTGGTCGCCGACGGTGTGACGCCGGGCAACGAGGGCCGCGGCTATGTGCTGCGCCGCATCCTGCGCCGCGCGATCCGCAATATGCGCCTGCTGGGCGCCACCGAGCCGGTCGCCCGGTCGCTGACCGAGGTCACCATCGAGGCGATGGGCCCGCAGTACCCGGAGCTCTTCGAGGAGCGCAAGCGCATCGAGACGGTGATCGTCGCCGAGGAGATGTCGTTCCTGCAGACCCTGCGCAGCGGCACCACCATCCTGGACGCCGCCGTCGCCGAGACCAAGTCGGGCGGCGCCACGGTGCTCGCCGGTGACAAGGCCTTCCAGCTGCACGACACCTTCGGCTTCCCGATCGACCTCACTCTGGAGATGGCCGCCGAGCAGGGCCTCTCGGTGGACGAGGACGGCTTCCGCCGCCTGATGAAGGAGCAGCGCGACCGCGCCAAGGCCGACGCCCGCGCCAAGAAGCACGGCCACGCCGACGTCTCCGCCTACCGCGCGGTGGCCGACGCCTCCGGCGCCACCGCCTTCATCGGCTACAGCGACACGCAGGGCGAGGCCACCGTGGTCGGCCTGCTGGTGGACGGCGTGCCGGCCCCGGCCGCGCACGAGGGCGACGACGTCGAGCTGGTCCTGGACCGCACCCCGTTCTACGCCGAGGGCGGTGGCCAGCTCGCCGACCACGGCCGGATCAGGTTGGACTCCGGCGCCGTGGTCGAGGTCCGCGACGTCCAGCAGCCGGTGCCCGGTGTGATCGTGCACAAGGGCTCGGTGCTGGTGGGCGAGGTGCTGATCGGCGCCTCCGCCTACACCCAGCTCGACCTGGAGCGCCGCCGGGCCGTCTCGCGCGCCCACAGCGCCACCCACCTGACCCACCAGGCGCTGCGCGACGCGCTCGGCCCGACCGCCGCCCAGGCCGGCTCGGAGAACGCCCCCGGCCGCTTCCGCTTCGACTTCGGCTCGCCGACCGCCGTCCCCGGCTCGGTGCTGGTGGACGTCGAGCAGAAGATCAACGAGGTGCTGGCCCGCGAACTCGACGTCACCGCCGAGGTGATGACGATGGATCAGGCCCGCAAGGCCGGCGCCATCGCGATGTTCGGCGAGAAGTACGGCGACGCCGTCCGGGTGGTGACCATCGGTGACTTCTCCAAGGAGCTCTGCGGTGGCACGCACGTCGGCAACACCGCCCAGCTGGGCCTGGTGAAGCTGCTCGGCGAGTCCTCGATCGGCGCCGGCGTGCGCCGCGTCGAGGCGCTGGTCGGCGTGGACGCGTACAAGTTCCTGGCCCGTGAGCACACCGTGGTCGCCCAGCTGACCGAGCTGGTCAAGGGCCGCCCGGAGGAGCTCCCGGAGAAGATCTCCTCGATGCTCGGCAAGCTCAAGGACGCCGAGAAGGAGATCGAGCGCTTCCGCGCCGAGAAGGTGCTGGCCGCGGCCGGCGGCCTGGTCGACGGTGCCCAGGACATCCACGGCGTGGCCCTGGTGGCCGCCCGGGTGCCGGACGGCGTCAGCGCCGACGACCTGCGCAAGCTGGTCCTGGACGTCCGCGCCCGGCTTGGCTCCAAGCCGGCCGTGGTCGCGGCCTTCACGGTCGCGAACGACCGCCCGCTGACCGTCATCGCCACCAACGAGGACGCCCGCGCCCGCGGCGTCAAGGCCGGCGAGCTGGTCAAGGTCGCCGCCAAGACGCTGGGCGGCGGCGGTGGCGGCAAGGACGACGTCGCCCAGGGCGGCGGCACCGACGCCTCCGCCGTGGACCAGGCCGTCGAGGCCGTCCGCAAGCTGGTGGCGGAGCGCGCCAGTTGA
- the ruvX gene encoding Holliday junction resolvase RuvX — translation MDEGQEPTPWRRGRRIAVDVGDARIGVASCDPDGLIATPVETVPAGGRSQARLKAIVEEYDAIEVVVGLPRSLSGKEGPAAEKVRGYAGRLAALLAPVPVRLVDERMTTVTAAQGMRASGVKAKKGRSAIDQAAAVVILQSALETERVSGRAPGESVEPSS, via the coding sequence ATGGACGAAGGTCAGGAGCCCACGCCCTGGCGCCGGGGCCGGCGGATCGCCGTCGACGTCGGTGACGCCCGGATCGGGGTCGCGTCCTGCGACCCCGACGGGCTGATCGCCACGCCCGTGGAGACGGTCCCCGCCGGGGGCCGCTCCCAGGCGCGGCTCAAGGCCATCGTCGAGGAGTACGACGCCATCGAGGTGGTGGTCGGCCTGCCGCGCTCGCTGAGCGGCAAGGAGGGCCCGGCGGCGGAGAAGGTGCGGGGCTACGCGGGCCGGCTGGCCGCGCTGCTGGCTCCCGTGCCGGTCCGCCTGGTCGACGAGCGGATGACCACGGTCACCGCGGCCCAGGGGATGCGCGCGTCCGGGGTGAAGGCCAAGAAGGGCCGCTCGGCGATCGACCAGGCGGCCGCCGTGGTGATCCTGCAGAGCGCCCTTGAGACCGAACGGGTGAGCGGTCGCGCGCCAGGCGAGAGCGTCGAGCCGAGCAGCTGA
- the mltG gene encoding endolytic transglycosylase MltG — MDQDSAPGLTPGHLGAPVLEPGPQPRRPTARPSPSDQRQDHTGLACGLTALLLALLTGTAVLAGFQLFGGSGSKPAADFAGGGSGTVQISVPQGASLTRIGQILVQNKVVASTRAFTSIAAQATRQRIQPGTYTLKRQMSAAAALSVLGNPANANGLTVPEGWRASQIYAAIDQRLKLTAGSAQAAADQQREELGLPDYAGGNPEGLYYPSTYSVTSDSTPISLLRQMVRQAGVEADTDELEAGASSNAISPYQALVMASLVQGEADNPDDMAKVARVIYNRLAKGMALQLDSTINYALGRTTLHTTVTDTKLDSPFNTYQHTGLPPTPIDSPGHDALDAVLNPAQGDWLYFVTVQPGDTRFTDSEQQHRKNVDDFNAYQAQHGSSPGASPS; from the coding sequence ATGGACCAGGACTCGGCGCCCGGACTCACTCCTGGGCACCTCGGGGCGCCGGTGCTGGAGCCCGGCCCGCAGCCGCGCCGCCCCACCGCCCGCCCCTCCCCGTCCGACCAGCGCCAGGACCACACCGGCCTGGCCTGCGGCCTCACCGCGCTGCTGCTGGCCCTGCTCACCGGCACGGCCGTGCTGGCGGGCTTCCAGCTCTTCGGCGGCTCCGGCTCCAAGCCGGCCGCCGACTTCGCGGGCGGCGGCAGCGGGACCGTCCAGATCTCCGTCCCGCAGGGCGCCAGTCTGACCCGGATCGGGCAGATCCTGGTGCAGAACAAGGTGGTGGCCAGCACCCGGGCCTTCACCTCGATCGCCGCCCAGGCCACCCGGCAGCGGATCCAGCCCGGCACGTACACGCTCAAGCGGCAGATGTCCGCGGCCGCCGCGCTCTCCGTACTCGGCAACCCCGCCAACGCCAACGGCCTGACCGTACCCGAGGGTTGGCGTGCCAGCCAGATCTACGCCGCGATCGACCAGCGCCTCAAACTGACGGCGGGCAGCGCCCAGGCCGCCGCCGATCAGCAGCGCGAGGAGCTCGGGCTGCCCGACTACGCGGGCGGCAACCCGGAGGGCCTCTACTACCCGTCCACCTACAGCGTCACCAGCGACAGCACGCCGATCTCGCTGCTGCGGCAGATGGTCAGGCAGGCCGGTGTGGAGGCCGACACCGACGAGTTGGAGGCGGGGGCGAGCAGCAACGCGATCAGCCCGTACCAGGCGCTGGTGATGGCCAGCCTGGTCCAGGGCGAGGCCGACAACCCGGACGACATGGCCAAGGTGGCCCGGGTGATCTACAACCGGCTCGCCAAGGGCATGGCGCTGCAGCTGGACTCGACCATCAACTACGCGCTCGGCCGCACCACGCTGCACACCACGGTGACCGACACCAAGCTCGACTCGCCGTTCAACACCTACCAGCACACCGGCCTGCCGCCCACCCCGATCGACAGCCCCGGACACGACGCGCTGGACGCGGTGCTGAACCCGGCGCAGGGGGACTGGCTCTACTTCGTGACCGTCCAGCCGGGCGATACCCGCTTCACGGACAGTGAGCAACAGCACAGGAAGAACGTCGACGACTTCAACGCCTACCAGGCCCAGCACGGCTCCTCGCCCGGCGCGAGCCCCTCCTGA
- the mltG gene encoding endolytic transglycosylase MltG: protein MTDQGRGYGSQPWNPAESGYGEQAQQVATPDGQGYVGQDPYAQQQYQQQPYQHQQHLQQIPQQGNYGQGQFVPQGQGQGQSQGQGYGQQQGYPQQEQYGQQYGQQQPVQPYQQQPTQQQWQQQQQQQQQPYQQAAFPQQQQYQQPAPAPMPTPVIPRPAGPGADGIDWEAEAAALDNPSLVAEEAYEDEDYAEDYAEDEYVEGEHEEYAEDGEYTEDEYAEEEESHGSFLPEVQDTSRESARKRKEKGKKSGRRNRGACLVVALVMLGGVGGAGYFGYGFYKSQFGPPADYVGAGSGTVDIEIKAGSVGSDMALVLKDADVVKSAAAFTDAYNKNLPKAASIQPGFYSMHHEMSADAAVQLLLTAAGGDALIVPEGQPASAVYTLIDNKLKLTPGTTANVAKTQAASLGLPAYAGNNPEGFLWPTKYSISQGMQPLDLLKEMVSNANSTYAGLNLDAGAPAVGLKNAYDVITEASILQREGNNNADFGKMARVIFNRLTTDVNHPPHTLGMDTTLQYSVGSKTLTSAQIKDGSNKYNTYINPGLPPTPIANPGQDAIQAVLNPTPGAWGFFLATSPTQTLFFNTGDEFAAAVKANCAAHGQGFNAANVTCS from the coding sequence ATGACTGATCAGGGTCGGGGCTACGGCTCCCAGCCGTGGAACCCCGCCGAGTCCGGGTACGGGGAGCAGGCGCAGCAGGTCGCCACCCCCGACGGGCAGGGATACGTCGGACAGGATCCATACGCGCAGCAGCAGTACCAGCAGCAGCCGTACCAGCACCAGCAGCACCTCCAGCAGATCCCGCAGCAGGGCAACTACGGCCAGGGCCAGTTCGTGCCGCAGGGCCAGGGCCAGGGTCAGAGCCAGGGCCAGGGCTACGGCCAGCAGCAGGGCTACCCGCAGCAGGAGCAGTACGGCCAGCAGTACGGTCAGCAGCAACCCGTGCAGCCGTACCAGCAGCAGCCGACGCAGCAGCAGTGGCAGCAGCAGCAACAACAACAGCAGCAGCCGTACCAGCAGGCCGCCTTCCCCCAGCAGCAGCAGTACCAGCAGCCCGCGCCCGCCCCGATGCCCACCCCGGTCATCCCGCGGCCCGCCGGACCCGGCGCGGACGGCATCGACTGGGAGGCCGAGGCCGCCGCGCTGGACAACCCGAGCCTGGTGGCGGAGGAGGCGTACGAGGACGAGGACTACGCCGAGGACTACGCCGAGGACGAGTACGTCGAGGGCGAGCACGAGGAGTACGCCGAGGACGGCGAGTACACCGAGGACGAGTACGCCGAGGAGGAGGAGAGCCACGGCTCCTTCCTCCCCGAGGTGCAGGACACCAGCCGCGAGTCCGCGCGCAAGCGCAAGGAGAAGGGCAAGAAGTCCGGCCGCCGCAACCGCGGCGCCTGCCTGGTCGTCGCCCTGGTGATGCTCGGCGGCGTGGGCGGTGCCGGCTACTTCGGCTACGGCTTCTACAAGAGCCAGTTCGGACCGCCGGCCGACTACGTCGGTGCCGGCAGCGGCACGGTGGACATCGAGATCAAGGCCGGTTCGGTCGGCAGTGACATGGCGCTGGTCCTCAAGGACGCCGATGTGGTGAAGAGCGCCGCGGCCTTCACCGACGCCTACAACAAGAACCTCCCGAAGGCGGCCAGCATCCAGCCCGGCTTCTACAGCATGCACCACGAGATGTCCGCCGACGCCGCCGTCCAGCTGCTGCTGACCGCGGCCGGCGGTGACGCGCTGATCGTGCCCGAGGGCCAACCGGCCAGCGCCGTCTACACGTTGATCGACAACAAGCTCAAGCTCACGCCCGGCACCACGGCCAATGTGGCGAAGACCCAGGCGGCGAGCCTGGGCCTGCCCGCCTACGCCGGCAACAACCCCGAGGGCTTCCTCTGGCCGACCAAGTACTCGATCAGCCAGGGCATGCAGCCGCTGGACCTGCTCAAGGAGATGGTCTCCAACGCCAACTCCACGTACGCGGGCCTCAATCTGGACGCGGGCGCGCCGGCCGTCGGCCTCAAGAACGCCTACGACGTCATCACCGAGGCCAGCATCCTGCAGCGCGAGGGCAACAACAACGCGGACTTCGGCAAGATGGCTCGGGTCATCTTCAACCGGCTGACCACCGACGTGAACCACCCACCCCACACGCTGGGCATGGACACTACGCTGCAGTACTCGGTCGGCTCGAAGACCCTCACCAGCGCGCAGATCAAGGACGGGTCGAACAAGTACAACACCTATATCAACCCGGGCCTGCCGCCGACCCCGATCGCCAACCCGGGTCAGGACGCCATCCAGGCGGTACTCAACCCGACGCCCGGGGCCTGGGGCTTCTTCCTGGCCACCAGTCCGACGCAGACCCTGTTCTTCAACACGGGCGACGAGTTCGCGGCGGCCGTCAAGGCCAACTGTGCCGCCCACGGCCAGGGCTTCAACGCCGCGAACGTCACCTGTAGCTAA
- a CDS encoding shikimate dehydrogenase, producing MSIPQRRAAVLGSPIAHSLSPVLHNAAYRALGLQGWEYGRFEVDEAGLPGFFAGLEPELWAGLSLTMPLKRAVLPLLDEVSATALAVDAVNTVVFEADGRRTGDNTDVPGLIAALRERGVTTVPAAAVLGAGATASSTLAALAEVCTGEVTVYVRSPERAAEMRALGERLGLAVRTAPWERGAEALAGPLTVSTTPVGATDAFADGLTAAPGTLFDVLYHPWPTALAAACAERGATVLGGLDLLVHQAVLQCERFTGITPGPLAAMRAAGEQALSA from the coding sequence ATGAGCATCCCCCAGCGCCGGGCAGCCGTGCTCGGCTCGCCGATCGCGCACTCGCTCTCGCCGGTGCTGCACAACGCGGCCTACCGTGCGCTCGGCCTTCAGGGCTGGGAGTACGGGCGCTTCGAGGTGGACGAGGCGGGGCTGCCCGGCTTCTTCGCCGGGCTGGAGCCGGAGCTGTGGGCGGGCCTGTCGCTCACCATGCCGCTCAAGCGCGCGGTGCTCCCGCTGCTGGACGAGGTGAGCGCGACGGCACTGGCCGTGGACGCGGTGAACACCGTGGTTTTCGAGGCTGACGGCCGGCGCACCGGCGACAACACCGACGTGCCCGGCCTGATCGCCGCGCTGCGCGAGCGCGGCGTGACGACGGTGCCGGCGGCGGCCGTGCTCGGGGCCGGGGCCACCGCCTCCTCCACGCTCGCCGCGCTGGCCGAGGTCTGCACCGGCGAGGTGACCGTCTATGTCCGCAGCCCCGAGCGGGCGGCCGAGATGCGGGCGCTGGGCGAGCGGCTCGGCCTCGCGGTCCGTACGGCGCCCTGGGAGCGCGGCGCCGAGGCACTGGCCGGGCCGCTGACCGTCTCGACCACCCCGGTCGGCGCCACCGACGCCTTCGCGGACGGGCTGACGGCCGCGCCCGGCACGCTCTTCGACGTGCTCTACCACCCCTGGCCGACCGCCCTGGCGGCCGCCTGCGCCGAGCGCGGCGCGACGGTGCTGGGCGGCCTTGACCTGCTGGTCCACCAGGCGGTGCTGCAGTGCGAGCGCTTCACCGGGATCACCCCGGGCCCGCTCGCCGCGATGCGCGCGGCCGGCGAGCAGGCCCTGTCCGCCTGA
- the aroC gene encoding chorismate synthase, whose amino-acid sequence MGTLRWLTAGESHGPALVATLEGLPAGVPVTTALVADALARRRLGYGRGARMKFEQDEVTFLGGVRHGLTMGSPVAVMVGNTEWPKWDQVMSADPVDPEILAGLARNEALTRPRPGHADLAGMQKYSIDEARPILERASARETAARVALGAVARSYLKETCGIELVSHVVELGAAKAPAGVLPLPSDEARLDEDPVRCLDADAAKRMVAEIDQAHKDGDTLGGVVEVLAYGVPVGLGSHVHWDRRLDARLAAALMGIQAIKGVEVGDGFELARIPGSQAHDEIVPTPEGVKRTSGRSGGTEGGLSTGELLRVRAAMKPIATVPRALRTLDVRTGEPAKAHHQRSDVCAVPAAGIVAEAMVALVLADAVSEKFGGDNVTETRRNVQGYLDHLIIR is encoded by the coding sequence TTGGGTACGTTGCGCTGGCTGACGGCGGGGGAGTCGCACGGCCCCGCACTGGTGGCGACGCTGGAGGGCCTGCCCGCGGGCGTGCCCGTGACGACCGCGCTGGTGGCGGACGCCCTGGCGCGGCGCCGACTGGGCTACGGGCGCGGCGCGCGGATGAAGTTCGAGCAGGACGAGGTGACCTTCCTCGGCGGCGTGCGGCACGGCCTGACCATGGGCAGCCCGGTCGCGGTGATGGTCGGCAACACCGAGTGGCCCAAGTGGGACCAGGTGATGTCCGCCGACCCGGTGGACCCGGAGATCCTGGCGGGCCTGGCCCGCAACGAGGCGCTCACCCGCCCCCGTCCGGGCCACGCCGACCTGGCGGGCATGCAGAAGTACAGCATCGACGAGGCCCGCCCGATCCTGGAGCGGGCCAGTGCCCGCGAGACGGCCGCCCGGGTCGCGCTCGGCGCCGTCGCCCGCTCGTACCTCAAGGAGACCTGCGGCATCGAGCTGGTCTCGCACGTCGTGGAGCTGGGCGCCGCCAAGGCCCCGGCCGGCGTGCTGCCGCTGCCCTCCGACGAGGCGCGGCTGGACGAGGACCCGGTGCGCTGCCTGGACGCGGACGCCGCCAAGCGGATGGTCGCCGAGATCGACCAGGCGCACAAGGACGGCGACACGCTGGGCGGCGTAGTGGAGGTGCTGGCGTACGGGGTGCCGGTGGGCCTGGGCTCGCACGTGCACTGGGACCGCCGGCTGGACGCCCGGCTGGCCGCGGCGCTGATGGGCATCCAGGCGATCAAGGGTGTCGAGGTCGGCGACGGCTTCGAGCTGGCCCGGATCCCCGGCTCGCAGGCGCACGACGAGATCGTGCCGACCCCCGAGGGCGTCAAGCGCACCTCGGGGCGCTCCGGCGGCACCGAGGGCGGCCTGTCCACCGGTGAGCTGCTGCGGGTGCGCGCCGCGATGAAGCCGATCGCCACCGTGCCGCGCGCGCTGCGCACGCTGGACGTGCGCACGGGTGAGCCGGCCAAGGCGCACCACCAGCGCTCCGACGTCTGCGCGGTGCCGGCCGCCGGGATCGTCGCCGAGGCGATGGTCGCGCTGGTGCTGGCGGACGCGGTGAGCGAGAAGTTCGGCGGCGACAACGTCACCGAGACCCGCCGCAACGTCCAGGGTTACCTCGACCACCTGATCATCCGATGA
- a CDS encoding shikimate kinase: MTAASVAAGPAVVLVGPPGSGKTTVGRVLAERLGTSFRDTDADIEQLAGKPIPEIFIDEGEPHFRALEARAVAAALAEHPGVLALGGGAVLADATRALLAGRPVVYLEVALADAVKRVGLDAPRPLLAVNPRAAWRELMEARRPLYLEVAAAVIGTEGLTPEQVADAVLESLELKQV; encoded by the coding sequence ATGACCGCCGCGAGTGTGGCGGCCGGCCCCGCGGTGGTGCTGGTCGGTCCGCCCGGCTCCGGCAAGACCACGGTGGGCCGGGTGCTCGCCGAGCGGCTCGGCACGTCGTTCCGCGACACCGACGCCGACATCGAGCAGCTGGCGGGCAAGCCGATCCCGGAGATCTTCATCGACGAGGGCGAACCGCACTTCCGCGCCCTGGAGGCGCGGGCCGTCGCCGCCGCGCTGGCGGAGCACCCCGGCGTGCTCGCGCTCGGCGGCGGAGCCGTGCTGGCGGACGCCACCCGCGCGCTGCTGGCCGGCCGCCCGGTGGTCTACCTGGAGGTGGCCCTGGCCGACGCCGTCAAGCGGGTCGGCCTGGACGCCCCGCGCCCGCTGCTCGCGGTCAACCCGCGCGCGGCCTGGCGCGAGCTGATGGAGGCGCGTCGACCGCTGTATCTGGAGGTCGCCGCCGCCGTGATCGGCACCGAGGGGCTCACCCCGGAGCAGGTCGCGGACGCCGTACTGGAATCCCTGGAGTTGAAGCAAGTATGA
- the aroB gene encoding 3-dehydroquinate synthase, producing MSSSTVTIHVGGAAGHEPYDVLIGQQLLGELGSLIGTQARRVAIIHPEALEATAEAIREDLAGEGYQAIALQVPNAEEAKSAEVAAYCWSVLGQTGFTRSDVIVGLGGGATTDLAGFVAASWLRGVRWIAMPTTLLGMVDAAVGGKTGINIAEGKNLVGAFHPPAGVLADLATLETVPKHDYVSGLAEVIKCGFIADPVILDLVEADPQGATSPSGQHTVELIRRAIQVKADVVSGDLKESGRREILNYGHTLAHAIERNERYKWRHGAAVSVGMMYAAELGRLAGRLDDETVERHRTVLASVGLPLSYRADAWPKLLDAMKVDKKSRGDLLRFILLDGLAKTSVLEGPDPSLLVAAYAEVSA from the coding sequence ATGAGCAGCAGCACCGTCACCATCCACGTCGGCGGCGCGGCCGGCCACGAGCCCTACGACGTGCTGATCGGGCAGCAGCTGCTCGGTGAGCTCGGCTCGCTGATCGGCACGCAGGCCCGACGGGTGGCGATCATCCACCCGGAGGCGCTGGAGGCCACCGCCGAGGCGATCCGCGAGGATCTGGCCGGCGAGGGCTACCAGGCGATCGCCCTGCAGGTGCCCAACGCCGAGGAGGCCAAGAGCGCCGAGGTCGCCGCGTACTGCTGGTCGGTCCTCGGGCAGACCGGCTTCACCCGCAGCGACGTGATCGTGGGCCTGGGCGGCGGCGCCACCACCGACCTGGCCGGCTTCGTCGCCGCCAGCTGGCTGCGCGGCGTGCGCTGGATCGCCATGCCCACCACGCTGCTGGGCATGGTGGACGCGGCGGTCGGCGGCAAGACCGGCATCAACATCGCCGAGGGCAAGAACCTGGTCGGCGCCTTCCACCCGCCGGCCGGGGTGCTCGCCGACCTGGCGACCCTGGAGACCGTGCCCAAGCACGACTACGTCTCCGGGCTGGCCGAGGTCATCAAGTGCGGCTTCATCGCCGACCCGGTGATCCTCGACCTGGTCGAGGCCGACCCGCAGGGCGCCACGTCGCCGAGCGGGCAGCACACCGTCGAGCTGATCCGGCGCGCCATCCAGGTCAAGGCCGACGTGGTCTCCGGCGACCTGAAGGAGTCCGGCCGCCGCGAGATCCTCAACTACGGCCACACCCTGGCGCACGCCATCGAGCGTAACGAGCGCTACAAGTGGCGGCACGGCGCGGCGGTCTCGGTCGGCATGATGTACGCCGCCGAACTCGGCCGCCTCGCCGGGCGGTTGGACGACGAGACGGTCGAGCGGCACCGTACGGTGCTGGCCTCGGTGGGCCTGCCGCTGAGCTACCGGGCGGACGCCTGGCCGAAGTTGCTGGACGCCATGAAGGTCGACAAGAAGTCGCGCGGCGATCTGCTGCGCTTCATCCTGCTGGACGGCCTGGCCAAGACCTCCGTCCTGGAGGGCCCGGACCCCTCGCTGCTGGTCGCCGCGTACGCCGAGGTGTCGGCATGA
- the aroQ gene encoding type II 3-dehydroquinate dehydratase has translation MSRVLVLNGPNLGRLGSREPDVYGATSYAGLVERCTALGKELGFEVEVKETNSEQQMIEWLHWAADEKTPVVINPGAFTHYSYAMRDAAAQRTAPLIEVHISNPYAREEFRHTSVIAAVASGTIAGFGLGSYELALRALAEQLPSR, from the coding sequence ATGAGTCGGGTGCTGGTGCTGAACGGGCCCAACCTGGGCCGGCTCGGCAGCCGCGAGCCGGACGTCTACGGCGCCACCTCGTACGCCGGTCTTGTCGAGCGCTGCACGGCGCTGGGCAAGGAGCTGGGCTTCGAGGTGGAGGTCAAGGAGACCAACTCCGAGCAGCAGATGATCGAGTGGCTGCACTGGGCGGCCGACGAGAAGACGCCCGTGGTGATCAACCCGGGCGCCTTCACGCACTACTCGTACGCGATGCGCGACGCGGCCGCCCAGCGGACCGCGCCGCTGATCGAGGTGCACATCTCCAATCCGTACGCCCGCGAGGAGTTCCGGCACACCTCGGTGATCGCCGCGGTCGCCTCCGGCACCATCGCCGGTTTCGGCCTGGGCTCGTACGAGTTGGCCCTGCGCGCGCTCGCCGAGCAGCTCCCCAGCAGGTAG